The following proteins are encoded in a genomic region of Sesamum indicum cultivar Zhongzhi No. 13 linkage group LG8, S_indicum_v1.0, whole genome shotgun sequence:
- the LOC105169274 gene encoding beta carbonic anhydrase 5, chloroplastic isoform X1: MAHAVLQSSSLSCSSSMDRSRTLVKASDIFGSQLRSPEIEQTHLRFLDSFKRNPTIRLKALRESPGLAQEIIDDKAKIAEVTKKAPYHFKELKHRFLGFKKDKYLKDLEHYQRLSEAQAPKFMVIACADSRVCPSSILGFQPGEAFVVRNVANLVPPHENGPSETNAALEFAVNSLEVENILVIGHSCCGGIKALMSLEDDADSSSFIRSWVTVGKPARFKTKNAASNLNFDQQCRHCEKESVNRSLLNLLTYPWIEERVIRGKLAIHGGYYDFIDCTFEKWTLDYKGSGLLSSAEYSIKNREFWA; this comes from the exons ATGGCTCACGCCGTGCTTCAATCCTCGTCTCTATCTTGTTCCTCTTCCATGGACCGCTCTAGGACTTTAGTTAAAGCCTCCGAC ATCTTTGGTTCCCAGTTGAGATCTCCGGAAATTGAGCAGACCCACTTGAGATTTTTGGATTCTTTTAA ACGAAATCCGACTATAAGATTAAAGGCCTTAAGGGAGTCTCCCGGCCTAGCTCAGGAGATCATAGATGACAAAGCGAAAATCGCAGAGGTGACAAAAAAAGCACCCTATCATTTCAAGGAGTTGAAACATCGATTTCTTGGTttcaaaaaagataaatactt GAAAGACTTGGAACACTACCAAAGGCTTTCTGAGGCCCAAGCACCTAAG TTCATGGTGATTGCTTGTGCAGACTCACGAGTTTGTCCCTCGAGCATCCTAGGATTTCAACCAGGAGAAGCCTTTGTGGTTCGCAATGTGGCAAATTTGGTGCCCCCACATGAG AATGGACCTTCAGAGACAAATGCTGCCCTTGAGTTTGCTGTTAATTCTCTGGAA GTCGAAAATATACTGGTTATTGGTCACAGCTGCTGTGGAGGAATTAAAGCCTTGATGAGCTTAGAAGATGATGCAGATTCGAG TAGCTTCATTAGAAGCTGGGTGACTGTCGGAAAGCCCGCCCGGTTCAAAACGAAGAATGCTGCTTCAAACCTCAACTTTGATCAGCAGTGCAGGCACTGTGAAAAG GAATCGGTTAACAGGTCCTTGTTGAACCTCCTAACTTATCCATGGATAGAAGAACGGGTGATAAGGGGCAAGCTTGCGATCCATGGTGGCTACTACGACTTCATTGATTGTACATTTGAGAAGTGGACCCTTGACTACAAGGGAAGTGGTTTGCTATCCAGTGCTGAATACTCCATTAAAAACCGAGAGTTCTGGGCCTGA
- the LOC105169274 gene encoding beta carbonic anhydrase 5, chloroplastic isoform X2 codes for MQHSRRNPTIRLKALRESPGLAQEIIDDKAKIAEVTKKAPYHFKELKHRFLGFKKDKYLKDLEHYQRLSEAQAPKFMVIACADSRVCPSSILGFQPGEAFVVRNVANLVPPHENGPSETNAALEFAVNSLEVENILVIGHSCCGGIKALMSLEDDADSSSFIRSWVTVGKPARFKTKNAASNLNFDQQCRHCEKESVNRSLLNLLTYPWIEERVIRGKLAIHGGYYDFIDCTFEKWTLDYKGSGLLSSAEYSIKNREFWA; via the exons ATGCAACACTCAAG ACGAAATCCGACTATAAGATTAAAGGCCTTAAGGGAGTCTCCCGGCCTAGCTCAGGAGATCATAGATGACAAAGCGAAAATCGCAGAGGTGACAAAAAAAGCACCCTATCATTTCAAGGAGTTGAAACATCGATTTCTTGGTttcaaaaaagataaatactt GAAAGACTTGGAACACTACCAAAGGCTTTCTGAGGCCCAAGCACCTAAG TTCATGGTGATTGCTTGTGCAGACTCACGAGTTTGTCCCTCGAGCATCCTAGGATTTCAACCAGGAGAAGCCTTTGTGGTTCGCAATGTGGCAAATTTGGTGCCCCCACATGAG AATGGACCTTCAGAGACAAATGCTGCCCTTGAGTTTGCTGTTAATTCTCTGGAA GTCGAAAATATACTGGTTATTGGTCACAGCTGCTGTGGAGGAATTAAAGCCTTGATGAGCTTAGAAGATGATGCAGATTCGAG TAGCTTCATTAGAAGCTGGGTGACTGTCGGAAAGCCCGCCCGGTTCAAAACGAAGAATGCTGCTTCAAACCTCAACTTTGATCAGCAGTGCAGGCACTGTGAAAAG GAATCGGTTAACAGGTCCTTGTTGAACCTCCTAACTTATCCATGGATAGAAGAACGGGTGATAAGGGGCAAGCTTGCGATCCATGGTGGCTACTACGACTTCATTGATTGTACATTTGAGAAGTGGACCCTTGACTACAAGGGAAGTGGTTTGCTATCCAGTGCTGAATACTCCATTAAAAACCGAGAGTTCTGGGCCTGA
- the LOC105169275 gene encoding uncharacterized protein LOC105169275 produces MEHPFFTTAATRAEALRWLTIAEKLLSARDLLGSKSFATRARESDPTLAPADEILAVVDTLLAGDRRIGNNQPDWYSILRLTPSQGRDSELIANQYRGLVLLLNPQSNKFPFAEQAFRLVIEAWSVLSNPSRKSLYDKELAFYLQPQQHQPDPFNEPIPALQQNFIFFGGGGASSVAQPQVHGGGSSSGFGASHYAQVQQVHGQPQVDHVVGGSNREPQNFMGFPSGSHFVFGSGSGSKPSHEPVNNQVEESYSTFAGNVGSDSGPGQEQLDSKQKESQEIYSNISDKSIHDDVNESENVGETIEDEEDLDRMELEEERVDSPEDNNVSTFWTACPYCYYMYEYPRLYVDCTLRCQNCRSAFQAVVIPSPPPIVDGQEGYFCCWGFLPMGFSMENWEKNKGAASAWTPFSPMFTCPQMVNNASKKAGSWKSSAPRVYVDDDEVFVEISGSSESDGDWQDDREKKRKNKGKNVLGNEATTTPGRSAREVLPDIGKNVNVAEALEAPDMVEMPNKTTGEPSKMAVMANARKQPGKVAKNFGKLDLNVEFSNEVEEPAPGMNQGNGPGRAEDDNIEGIGFFEGLDEFLSSLPILNVVGGDDKVVKAA; encoded by the coding sequence ATGGAGCACCCGTTTTTCACGACGGCCGCTACTCGGGCGGAGGCTTTGCGCTGGCTCACAATCGCGGAGAAGCTGCTGTCGGCGCGTGACCTGTTGGGGAGCAAGTCGTTCGCCACACGCGCACGTGAGTCTGACCCCACCCTCGCCCCCGCCGACGAAATTCTTGCGGTGGTGGACACGCTCCTTGCTGGGGACAGGCGGATCGGGAATAATCAGCCCGACTGGTACTCTATCCTCCGGTTAACACCCTCGCAGGGCCGCGATTCCGAGCTCATTGCCAACCAGTACCGCGGCCTCGTCCTCCTACTGAACCCGCAAAGCAATAAATTCCCATTTGCTGAACAGGCCTTCCGCCTCGTCATCGAAGCCTGGTCTGTTCTCTCCAACCCTTCCCGGAAATCATTGTATGATAAGGAACTTGCGTTTTATTTGCAGCCGCAGCAGCACCAACCCGACCCATTTAACGAACCCATACCAGCATTGCAGCAgaacttcattttctttggGGGTGGCGGTGCGAGTAGCGTCGCCCAGCCGCAGGTGCATGGCGGTGGAAGTAGCAGCGGCTTTGGTGCCAGTCACTACGCGCAAGTTCAACAGGTACATGGGCAGCCGCAGGTTGACCACGTGGTTGGTGGGTCGAACCGCGAACCCCAAAATTTTATGGGTTTCCCTTCGGGTTCTCATTTTGTTTTCGGGTCTGGTTCCGGCTCTAAACCGAGTCACGAACCGGTCAATAATCAGGTAGAAGAAAGTTATTCGACTTTCGCTGGTAATGTGGGTTCTGATTCTGGGCCAGGCCAGGAGCAATTGGACAGTAAACAGAAAGAATCGCAAGAAATTTACTCAAATATTAGTGATAAATCAATTCATGATGATGTGAACGAGAGTGAGAATGTAGGAGAGACGATAGAGGATGAGGAAGATTTGGACAGAATGGAGTTGGAGGAGGAGAGAGTTGATTCACCGGAGGACAACAATGTATCAACTTTCTGGACAGCATGCCCTTACTGttattatatgtatgagtatcCTAGGTTGTATGTTGATTGTACATTGCGTTGTCAGAACTGTAGGAGTGCGTTTCAGGCTGTGGTCATTCCATCGCCACCGCCAATTGTGGATGGGCAAGAAGGGTACTTCTGTTGCTGGGGCTTTTTGCCTATGGGTTTCTCAATGGAGAATTGGGAGAAAAATAAGGGTGCTGCTTCAGCCTGGACACCTTTTTCGCCTATGTTCACTTGCCCACAAATGGTTAATAATGCGAGCAAGAAGGCTGGTAGCTGGAAGAGCTCTGCTCCTAGGGTTTACGTTGACGACGACGAGGTTTTCGTGGAGATATCTGGCTCAAGTGAGTCTGACGGTGACTGGCAGGATGATAGggagaagaaaaggaagaataaaggaaaaaatgtcTTAGGAAACGAGGCTACTACAACCCCCGGTCGAAGTGCGAGGGAAGTGCTTCCGGATATAGGCAAGAATGTGAATGTGGCTGAAGCCCTTGAAGCTCCAGACATGGTGGAGATGCCTAATAAGACAACTGGTGAGCCGAGCAAGATGGCAGTGATGGCGAATGCAAGGAAGCAACCTGGCAAGGTTGCGAAGAATTTTGGGAAGTTAGATTTGAATGTGGAGTTCAGCAATGAGGTTGAGGAACCTGCACCAGGTATGAACCAAGGGAATGGACCAGGCCGTGCAGAGGATGATAACATTGAAGGGATTGGTTTCTTTGAGGGTCTTGATGAATTTCTTAGCAGTCTTCCGATTCTTAACGTTGTAGGAGGTGACGACAAAGTTGTCAAGGCTGCTTGA
- the LOC105169276 gene encoding MADS-box protein SVP isoform X3 encodes MVRQKIQIKKIDNLTARQVTFSKRRRGLFKKAQELSTLCDAEIALIVFSATGKLFDYSSSSMMQLIQRHSLQSEKSNKPGQQPLHTQSGSSNHAKISKELGDLTLELKQLMGEELQGLGMSDLMKLEKLVETGLNRVGKTKNDKLLSEISKLKTRESELMAENARLKQEANQKLGCARNGMEQGNSAESITNFHQDLVHRPDEDSDTSLKLGLPFSNGN; translated from the exons ATGGTGAGGCAAAAGATTCAGATCAAGAAGATTGATAACCTTACCGCCAGACAAGTGACCTTTTCAAAGAGGAGAAGAGGGCTTTTTAAGAAAGCTCAAGAACTCTCCACTCTCTGCGATGCTGAGATTGCCCTCATTGTTTTCTCAGCCACCGGCAAGCTCTTCGACTATTCTAGCTCAag TATGATGCAACTCATCCAAAGGCATAGTCTGCAGTCAGAGAAGTCTAATAAGCCTGGGCAGCAACCCCTTCATACTCAG AGTGGAAGCAGTAACCATGCTAAGATCAGCAAGGAGCTCGGAGACCTGACTCTTGAGTTAAA GCAACTTATGGGTGAAGAGCTCCAAGGACTTGGCATGAGTGATTTGATGAAGCTTGAGAAATTGGTGGAGACGGGATTAAACCGCGTTGGGAAGACAAAG AATGACAAGCTCTTGAGCGAGATCAGCAAGCTGAAGACAAGG GAATCAGAACTAATGGCGGAAAACGCACGCTTAAAACAAGAAGCTAATCAG AAATTGGGATGTGCAAGAAACGGCATGGAGCAAGGAAATTCAGCCGAGTCAATCACCAATTTTCATCAGGACTTAGTCCATCGTCCTGACGAGGACTCTGACACTTCTCTCAAGCTGGG CTTACCTTTCTCCAACGGTAACTGA
- the LOC105169276 gene encoding MADS-box protein SVP isoform X2 gives MVRQKIQIKKIDNLTARQVTFSKRRRGLFKKAQELSTLCDAEIALIVFSATGKLFDYSSSSMMQLIQRHSLQSEKSNKPGQQPLHTQSGSSNHAKISKELGDLTLEQLMGEELQGLGMSDLMKLEKLVETGLNRVGKTKNDKLLSEISKLKTRESELMAENARLKQEANQRQKLGCARNGMEQGNSAESITNFHQDLVHRPDEDSDTSLKLGLPFSNGN, from the exons ATGGTGAGGCAAAAGATTCAGATCAAGAAGATTGATAACCTTACCGCCAGACAAGTGACCTTTTCAAAGAGGAGAAGAGGGCTTTTTAAGAAAGCTCAAGAACTCTCCACTCTCTGCGATGCTGAGATTGCCCTCATTGTTTTCTCAGCCACCGGCAAGCTCTTCGACTATTCTAGCTCAag TATGATGCAACTCATCCAAAGGCATAGTCTGCAGTCAGAGAAGTCTAATAAGCCTGGGCAGCAACCCCTTCATACTCAG AGTGGAAGCAGTAACCATGCTAAGATCAGCAAGGAGCTCGGAGACCTGACTCTTGA GCAACTTATGGGTGAAGAGCTCCAAGGACTTGGCATGAGTGATTTGATGAAGCTTGAGAAATTGGTGGAGACGGGATTAAACCGCGTTGGGAAGACAAAG AATGACAAGCTCTTGAGCGAGATCAGCAAGCTGAAGACAAGG GAATCAGAACTAATGGCGGAAAACGCACGCTTAAAACAAGAAGCTAATCAG AGGCAGAAATTGGGATGTGCAAGAAACGGCATGGAGCAAGGAAATTCAGCCGAGTCAATCACCAATTTTCATCAGGACTTAGTCCATCGTCCTGACGAGGACTCTGACACTTCTCTCAAGCTGGG CTTACCTTTCTCCAACGGTAACTGA
- the LOC105169276 gene encoding MADS-box protein SVP isoform X1 produces the protein MVRQKIQIKKIDNLTARQVTFSKRRRGLFKKAQELSTLCDAEIALIVFSATGKLFDYSSSSMMQLIQRHSLQSEKSNKPGQQPLHTQSGSSNHAKISKELGDLTLELKQLMGEELQGLGMSDLMKLEKLVETGLNRVGKTKNDKLLSEISKLKTRESELMAENARLKQEANQRQKLGCARNGMEQGNSAESITNFHQDLVHRPDEDSDTSLKLGLPFSNGN, from the exons ATGGTGAGGCAAAAGATTCAGATCAAGAAGATTGATAACCTTACCGCCAGACAAGTGACCTTTTCAAAGAGGAGAAGAGGGCTTTTTAAGAAAGCTCAAGAACTCTCCACTCTCTGCGATGCTGAGATTGCCCTCATTGTTTTCTCAGCCACCGGCAAGCTCTTCGACTATTCTAGCTCAag TATGATGCAACTCATCCAAAGGCATAGTCTGCAGTCAGAGAAGTCTAATAAGCCTGGGCAGCAACCCCTTCATACTCAG AGTGGAAGCAGTAACCATGCTAAGATCAGCAAGGAGCTCGGAGACCTGACTCTTGAGTTAAA GCAACTTATGGGTGAAGAGCTCCAAGGACTTGGCATGAGTGATTTGATGAAGCTTGAGAAATTGGTGGAGACGGGATTAAACCGCGTTGGGAAGACAAAG AATGACAAGCTCTTGAGCGAGATCAGCAAGCTGAAGACAAGG GAATCAGAACTAATGGCGGAAAACGCACGCTTAAAACAAGAAGCTAATCAG AGGCAGAAATTGGGATGTGCAAGAAACGGCATGGAGCAAGGAAATTCAGCCGAGTCAATCACCAATTTTCATCAGGACTTAGTCCATCGTCCTGACGAGGACTCTGACACTTCTCTCAAGCTGGG CTTACCTTTCTCCAACGGTAACTGA